A portion of the Bulleidia sp. zg-1006 genome contains these proteins:
- a CDS encoding Cna B-type domain-containing protein: protein MKKKMTTLLLAIMIILSNFVPYVVVAKEAHETISDSAIVSGVTDNNNGKSKLGITFEKKVAEKSVNPKLNKNGTFEAKEAGQVDTDLKRYGLLGIAKYFHIFANKAKLTADTAGNLAVGDLDAQSNFGTRIKEGKLNTDISYIQNAGYIQSSSFVSSNENRKNKAVFGEKVNLTLVDNGNKVAANGNKLDHLTKDEIYQDKNGSKYIDFEKEFQLLKESSDKLASNLQTDGVEKNFNDENNRYFDVSKVKSSKLGTAVLTKTDEDGKPLDNVEFALYKKGENKPISKHKTSNGKIIVNNLEKGDYYFKEISTLQGYILNTNNHNFSITDKNIGSPKTIYLDLTKEELEKDRPITIKGIKKNGPNIVINVDTKNAQTINIGAEIKLQYTDGTDRNNHETEDFSDAKVLWNFKNRAINQVININRARFQGSILAVGNTINVGQNVDGCIIADTVNIIGGESHRWDFQEEYESEKENVELTVVNKKQPEEIEKISISVEKKWVGKIGDSVTVQLKAEGSETILQEYELKKSEGWKHTFTGLRKYAADGSPIKYKVEEKDVPQGYTVHYETDPTGTLIIKNVQDKIKVKVTKAWEDVTGEHPTIKLQLLKNGQNEGSPIELTNGTTTHTWTDLDKMDSQGNEYIYTVKEVGEMANSIQLEGDWYKVTYGGNIQNGLTVTNKKFPSWTPMIPPTRTIKVTKEWKDSSGNNLSEAPIEKIKVELYKDGNPTGKKLELTKDNNWSGEFKNLAVGNGLGSTDYYKYTVKEVGEDGNAIKFDGKQYKVVYGGSMKEGFTITNEKEAPPTPPNKTVPKTEDRTNPFLYAWLMFVSGSLLVLLGIRKRQQQ, encoded by the coding sequence ATGAAGAAAAAAATGACTACATTGTTGCTAGCGATTATGATTATTTTGTCAAACTTTGTTCCTTACGTTGTTGTGGCAAAAGAAGCACATGAAACAATTTCAGATAGTGCGATTGTAAGTGGAGTTACTGATAACAATAATGGAAAAAGTAAACTAGGCATTACTTTTGAGAAAAAAGTTGCTGAGAAGTCTGTTAATCCCAAATTAAATAAGAATGGCACATTTGAAGCAAAAGAGGCAGGACAAGTTGACACTGATTTAAAGAGATATGGTCTTTTAGGGATAGCTAAATATTTTCATATATTTGCTAATAAAGCAAAACTAACGGCTGATACAGCCGGAAATCTTGCTGTTGGGGATTTGGATGCACAAAGTAACTTCGGAACTAGAATTAAAGAAGGAAAGCTAAATACAGATATTTCCTATATTCAAAATGCCGGTTATATTCAAAGCAGTTCTTTCGTAAGTTCAAATGAAAACAGAAAAAATAAGGCGGTTTTTGGAGAAAAAGTAAATTTAACCTTAGTAGATAATGGGAATAAAGTTGCCGCAAATGGAAATAAATTGGATCATTTGACAAAAGATGAAATTTATCAAGATAAAAATGGCAGTAAATATATAGATTTCGAAAAAGAGTTTCAATTATTAAAAGAAAGCTCAGACAAGTTAGCTTCTAATTTGCAAACTGATGGAGTAGAAAAAAATTTTAATGATGAAAATAACAGATATTTTGATGTTAGTAAAGTTAAATCTTCTAAATTAGGCACTGCTGTTTTAACAAAAACTGATGAAGATGGGAAACCTTTAGATAATGTTGAATTTGCATTATATAAAAAGGGTGAAAATAAACCTATTTCAAAACATAAAACATCAAATGGGAAAATTATTGTAAATAATTTAGAAAAAGGTGATTACTACTTTAAGGAAATATCTACTTTACAAGGATATATTCTCAATACAAACAATCATAATTTTTCCATTACTGATAAAAATATTGGTTCACCAAAAACTATATACCTAGATTTAACAAAAGAAGAATTGGAAAAAGACAGACCAATAACTATAAAAGGTATAAAGAAAAATGGTCCGAACATAGTTATAAATGTTGATACAAAAAATGCACAAACTATAAATATAGGTGCAGAAATCAAATTGCAATATACAGATGGGACAGATAGAAATAATCATGAAACAGAAGATTTTAGTGATGCGAAAGTTCTATGGAATTTTAAAAATAGAGCTATAAATCAAGTCATAAATATTAATAGAGCAAGATTTCAAGGCAGTATTTTAGCAGTCGGGAATACTATTAATGTAGGACAAAATGTTGATGGTTGTATAATTGCAGATACAGTAAATATTATAGGTGGGGAAAGTCATAGATGGGATTTTCAAGAAGAATATGAATCAGAAAAAGAAAATGTAGAATTAACTGTTGTGAATAAAAAACAACCTGAAGAAATTGAAAAGATTTCAATATCGGTAGAAAAGAAATGGGTGGGAAAAATCGGTGATTCCGTAACAGTACAGCTTAAAGCAGAAGGAAGTGAGACTATTTTGCAGGAATATGAGCTTAAAAAAAGTGAAGGTTGGAAACATACCTTTACAGGGCTTAGAAAATATGCTGCAGATGGTTCACCTATTAAGTATAAGGTAGAAGAAAAAGATGTACCGCAAGGCTATACAGTTCATTACGAAACCGATCCGACAGGCACATTGATTATTAAGAATGTGCAAGACAAAATAAAAGTAAAAGTAACGAAAGCATGGGAAGATGTGACAGGAGAGCATCCTACCATTAAGTTACAGCTTTTAAAGAATGGACAAAATGAAGGAAGTCCGATTGAACTGACAAACGGAACAACTACCCATACTTGGACAGACTTGGATAAAATGGATTCTCAAGGAAATGAGTATATCTATACTGTAAAGGAAGTAGGAGAAATGGCTAATTCCATTCAGCTTGAAGGAGATTGGTACAAGGTTACCTACGGAGGAAATATACAAAATGGATTAACTGTTACCAATAAAAAATTCCCATCGTGGACACCGATGATACCACCAACAAGAACTATCAAAGTTACTAAAGAGTGGAAAGATAGTTCAGGAAATAACTTAAGCGAAGCTCCGATAGAAAAGATTAAAGTGGAACTGTATAAAGACGGTAATCCTACAGGAAAGAAACTTGAGCTGACAAAGGACAATAACTGGAGTGGAGAGTTTAAGAATCTAGCAGTAGGAAATGGACTTGGAAGTACAGACTACTACAAATACACAGTCAAAGAAGTTGGAGAAGATGGAAATGCCATTAAATTTGATGGCAAGCAGTATAAGGTAGTCTATGGAGGGAGCATGAAAGAAGGTTTCACCATCACTAACGAGAAAGAAGCTCCGCCAACACCACCAAATAAAACCGTACCAAAAACAGAAGATAGAACCAATCCGTTCTTATACGCTTGGTTGATGTTTGTTTCAGGAAGTTTACTTGTTCTGTTGGGTATTAGAAAAAGACAACAGCAATAA
- the nrdG gene encoding anaerobic ribonucleoside-triphosphate reductase activating protein has translation MYYGNIKEYDIADGPGIRVSIFVSGCTNRCKGCFNVQTWNFCYGKPYTEETKNYILEAMNKPYIEGLTLLGGEPFELENQKELVKLLREAKKRYPEKNYWSYTGFVYDRDLVTGGRRYGYCTDEMLDLLDVLVDGPFMWQKKNIQLQFRGSENQRLIDLKKTRKSGKVVLFEPK, from the coding sequence ATGTATTACGGTAATATCAAAGAATATGACATTGCGGATGGACCGGGTATACGTGTTTCTATCTTTGTGTCAGGTTGCACCAATCGTTGTAAGGGTTGCTTTAATGTACAAACATGGAATTTTTGTTATGGAAAGCCATATACAGAAGAAACAAAAAATTATATTTTAGAAGCCATGAACAAACCGTATATTGAAGGATTAACTCTTTTAGGTGGTGAACCATTTGAACTGGAAAATCAAAAGGAACTTGTAAAGCTATTACGAGAAGCGAAGAAGCGTTATCCAGAGAAGAATTATTGGTCATATACGGGCTTTGTCTATGATCGGGATTTAGTAACTGGGGGAAGAAGATATGGTTATTGTACCGATGAAATGTTGGATTTATTGGATGTTCTAGTAGATGGTCCGTTTATGTGGCAAAAGAAAAATATTCAGTTGCAATTTCGTGGGTCAGAAAATCAGCGTTTAATTGATCTCAAGAAAACGAGAAAAAGTGGGAAAGTTGTGTTATTTGAGCCAAAATAA
- a CDS encoding TetR/AcrR family transcriptional regulator: MAQVLKEEVRNRILDAAEKVFYEKDYRGAKLTEIAKEADIPVALIYTYFKNKEVLFDAVVSSVYINFESAFNDEESLEKGTAYERFDEVGENYIHELLKERKKLIILMDKSSGTKHTEAKQKLISQMQVHIEVSLKRQSKEEYDLMLAHILANNFTEGLLEIARHYQSEKWAKDMLKLIARCYYKGVESL, encoded by the coding sequence ATGGCACAGGTATTAAAAGAAGAAGTTAGAAATAGAATACTCGATGCAGCAGAAAAAGTGTTTTATGAAAAAGACTATAGAGGTGCCAAATTAACAGAAATTGCAAAAGAAGCAGATATTCCTGTGGCACTAATTTATACCTATTTCAAAAATAAGGAAGTTTTGTTTGATGCAGTAGTAAGTTCTGTTTATATAAATTTTGAGTCAGCTTTTAATGATGAAGAGTCCTTAGAAAAAGGAACAGCTTATGAAAGGTTTGATGAAGTTGGAGAAAATTATATTCATGAACTTTTAAAAGAGCGTAAGAAGTTAATTATTTTAATGGATAAAAGCTCAGGTACAAAGCATACAGAAGCAAAACAAAAACTTATTTCACAAATGCAGGTTCATATTGAAGTGAGCTTGAAAAGACAATCGAAAGAGGAATATGATCTGATGCTTGCCCATATTTTAGCCAATAACTTTACAGAGGGGCTTCTTGAAATAGCAAGACACTATCAAAGTGAAAAGTGGGCAAAAGATATGCTAAAACTTATTGCAAGGTGTTATTATAAGGGAGTGGAATCCCTATAA
- a CDS encoding ABC transporter ATP-binding protein: protein MPEKELRKKVIGKNGLSNSLLALKIVFDLIPQILLVYLISSFITNNISEDNLKYIFLGIFISFVLKGVFYYLQAKVAHEKAYEKLTELRLDIIGHLKKLSLGFFKEHNTGELTNIVQHDVEQVEVYLAHGLPEIMSVTLLPTIIFIAMIFVDFRLALGMIAGVPLMYLVKVLSQKTMDKNFSIYFNHENKMREELMEYVKNISVIKAFAKEEEISERTLKTAREYIYWVKKSMGAITIPMGLIDIFMEIGVVIVMILGSIFLYHGNITTPNFILAIILSSAFTASISKTATLQHFSIVFKEALKAIGKVLTVPLPKKKTEQGLEFGNIEFKDVNFAYGKDSFELKNINLTFKKNSLNAFVGASGCGKSTVSNLLMGFWDADKGQILINGKDIKEYSQENISMLIGSVQQEVILFDLSIFENIAIGKLNATKEEVIEAAKKARCHDFISALPNGYDTRVGEMGVKLSGGEKQRISIARMILKNAPILILDEAMAAVDSENERLIGEAIDDLSKDKTIITIAHHLNTIRDSDQIIVMDKGVVLDTGSHEELMNRCDFYRDMVEAQNKVDRWNLKEVVTENV from the coding sequence ATGCCGGAAAAAGAATTAAGAAAAAAAGTGATTGGGAAAAACGGATTATCCAATTCACTTCTTGCTTTAAAAATAGTATTTGATTTGATACCACAAATCTTACTTGTATATTTGATTAGTTCTTTTATCACAAACAATATTAGCGAAGATAATTTGAAATATATTTTCTTAGGAATCTTTATATCGTTTGTATTAAAAGGAGTATTTTATTATTTACAGGCAAAGGTTGCTCATGAGAAGGCATACGAAAAATTGACAGAACTTAGGTTAGATATTATCGGTCATTTAAAAAAACTAAGTTTGGGATTCTTTAAAGAACATAATACAGGAGAGCTTACCAACATTGTTCAGCATGATGTAGAACAAGTGGAAGTATATCTTGCTCATGGTCTTCCTGAAATAATGTCAGTTACACTTCTGCCTACTATCATTTTCATAGCTATGATTTTTGTGGACTTTCGTCTTGCTCTTGGAATGATTGCCGGAGTTCCACTCATGTATTTGGTAAAAGTTCTTTCACAGAAAACAATGGATAAAAACTTTTCGATTTACTTTAATCATGAAAATAAGATGAGAGAAGAGTTGATGGAATATGTAAAAAATATCTCTGTGATTAAGGCTTTTGCGAAAGAAGAGGAGATTAGCGAAAGAACATTAAAAACGGCAAGAGAGTATATTTACTGGGTTAAAAAGAGTATGGGAGCCATTACAATTCCAATGGGACTCATTGACATATTTATGGAAATTGGAGTAGTTATTGTCATGATTTTAGGAAGTATCTTTCTTTATCACGGGAATATTACAACACCTAATTTTATTCTTGCAATAATTTTATCGTCTGCTTTTACTGCATCTATAAGTAAGACGGCTACATTGCAACATTTTTCTATTGTGTTTAAGGAAGCGTTAAAGGCGATTGGAAAAGTTTTAACAGTTCCACTTCCAAAGAAAAAGACAGAACAAGGTTTAGAATTTGGAAACATAGAATTTAAAGATGTGAATTTTGCATACGGAAAAGATAGCTTTGAGCTTAAAAATATCAATTTGACTTTTAAGAAAAATAGCTTGAATGCCTTTGTAGGAGCAAGCGGTTGTGGGAAAAGTACCGTATCTAATTTGCTTATGGGATTTTGGGATGCAGACAAAGGACAGATATTGATAAATGGAAAAGACATAAAAGAATATAGTCAAGAAAATATTTCAATGTTGATTGGTAGTGTGCAACAAGAGGTTATCCTTTTTGATTTAAGTATTTTTGAAAATATAGCAATCGGGAAACTAAATGCAACAAAAGAAGAAGTTATAGAAGCAGCTAAAAAAGCAAGATGCCATGATTTTATTTCCGCTTTGCCGAATGGATACGATACAAGAGTCGGTGAAATGGGAGTTAAGTTATCCGGTGGAGAAAAACAAAGAATCTCCATTGCGAGAATGATACTGAAAAATGCACCGATTTTAATATTAGATGAAGCAATGGCGGCTGTTGATAGTGAAAATGAAAGACTAATCGGTGAAGCGATTGATGATTTAAGTAAGGATAAAACCATCATTACAATTGCTCATCATCTAAATACGATTAGAGATTCAGACCAAATTATAGTTATGGATAAGGGGGTTGTTCTTGATACAGGAAGCCATGAAGAGCTGATGAATCGTTGTGATTTTTATCGTGATATGGTGGAAGCTCAAAATAAGGTTGACAGATGGAATTTGAAAGAGGTGGTAACAGAAAATGTTTAG
- a CDS encoding putative manganese-dependent inorganic diphosphatase codes for MKDKEIYVVGHKNPDCDSIVAAIAYAHLKQKLGINAVARAQGCPPAETQFLLKKYHFEAPSLLLKGSCTLAEIDKDEALCISADTVIHDALEYVLARKNKGLFIVDEKGQLDGVVSMSDLSRVWLKPADELEQLVSTIRLDHVLHVLEGHYFHQTKDFKTNGKVFVQPSLSDNSRELNEAIVIVRNTPESQRFAIEAGVSLLIVCGENWLDDVTLELAKKHNTSVLHCHRTVLEVSRLIYQVPSVSAIAKKEVMCFKENEGVEEVSKKMAKTRFRTYPVLDKDGKVVAAISRYHLFNYHKKELILVDHNEKTQAVDDINLARVIEIVDHHRIAGFISPEPIRITCRIIGSTATIIYYFYKDEHIKISKDMAGLLLGGVINDTMCLKSPTTTKEDEVAVEELERIAGISALELYQEMMNATSDLVAKENVAIMYDDFKEFRFGDFKVGIGQQPCRTIEEFEAVKERFEPYVSDIMSQQKFDLILFLFTDPLGLGSYIMAVGPKKEEALKAFLENQDGCFATGIISRKKQVVPMISKVLE; via the coding sequence ATGAAAGATAAGGAAATTTACGTTGTTGGACATAAAAACCCCGATTGTGATTCGATTGTAGCAGCGATTGCCTATGCTCATTTAAAACAAAAATTAGGAATTAACGCTGTCGCAAGAGCACAAGGCTGTCCACCAGCTGAAACACAGTTTTTATTAAAGAAATATCATTTTGAAGCACCATCTTTATTGTTGAAAGGAAGTTGTACACTAGCAGAAATTGATAAAGATGAGGCTTTATGTATCTCCGCAGATACTGTTATTCATGATGCGCTAGAATATGTTTTAGCTAGAAAGAATAAAGGTTTATTTATCGTTGATGAAAAAGGTCAACTTGATGGAGTTGTTTCCATGTCTGACCTTAGCCGTGTTTGGTTAAAACCGGCGGATGAATTGGAACAATTGGTTTCTACCATTCGTTTGGATCATGTCCTTCATGTCTTAGAAGGTCATTATTTTCATCAAACAAAAGATTTTAAAACAAATGGAAAGGTCTTTGTACAACCGTCACTAAGCGATAATTCAAGGGAATTAAATGAAGCGATAGTGATTGTTCGTAATACACCAGAATCACAACGCTTTGCGATTGAAGCAGGTGTTTCTTTACTTATTGTTTGTGGTGAAAATTGGTTGGATGATGTTACTTTAGAATTGGCTAAGAAACATAATACTTCTGTTCTTCATTGTCATCGAACCGTCTTAGAAGTCAGTCGTTTGATTTATCAGGTTCCTTCCGTTTCAGCGATTGCTAAAAAAGAGGTGATGTGTTTTAAAGAAAATGAGGGTGTTGAAGAAGTTAGTAAGAAGATGGCAAAAACGCGTTTCCGTACGTATCCGGTATTGGATAAGGATGGCAAGGTTGTGGCAGCTATTTCTCGTTATCACTTATTTAATTACCACAAGAAAGAATTGATTTTAGTCGATCATAACGAAAAGACACAAGCGGTGGATGATATTAACTTGGCGAGGGTCATTGAAATTGTGGATCATCATCGTATTGCCGGCTTTATTTCTCCTGAACCAATTCGCATTACCTGTCGTATTATTGGTAGTACAGCAACTATTATTTATTATTTTTATAAAGATGAACACATTAAGATTTCTAAAGATATGGCAGGTTTACTTTTGGGTGGTGTTATCAATGATACGATGTGCTTGAAGTCGCCAACAACTACGAAAGAGGATGAAGTGGCGGTTGAAGAGTTGGAAAGGATTGCTGGCATTAGTGCTTTAGAGTTATATCAGGAAATGATGAATGCGACTTCGGATTTAGTGGCGAAAGAAAATGTAGCGATTATGTACGATGATTTCAAGGAATTCCGCTTTGGTGATTTTAAAGTCGGAATTGGGCAACAACCATGTCGCACGATTGAAGAGTTTGAAGCGGTGAAAGAGCGTTTTGAGCCATATGTTAGTGACATCATGAGTCAACAGAAGTTTGATTTGATTTTATTCTTATTTACGGATCCTTTAGGTCTTGGTTCTTATATTATGGCGGTTGGACCAAAGAAAGAAGAAGCTTTAAAGGCTTTCCTGGAAAACCAAGATGGATGCTTCGCAACCGGTATTATTTCTCGTAAGAAACAAGTAGTGCCGATGATTTCAAAAGTATTGGAGTAG
- a CDS encoding ABC transporter ATP-binding protein has translation MFREMLKLLTKTGKRDLIISSVFFALYGLSSIAMIVIVFFILFQIFDGTSLDRLYKYFIAIGLLVVFKGICNMVADMKKHSAGFDIVQQIRERMIIKLKKFSLGFYTNERLGEINTILHKDVDNMSLVVGHMWSRMFGDFLIGAVVFIGLASIDLKLAILMAVPVLIALIFLYLTIKQSERIENQNNSALLDMVSLFVEYVRGIPVLKSFSNNKSLDNELMNKTKKFGETSKAASRFKAKQLSIFGFLLDIGYLILLISGAILVTKGSLDVLHFIIFAVISKEFYKPFASMEQHYMYYVSAVDSYERLSRILYADVISDKVDGIVPKDNDIAFENIDFSYEKDEFKMEKLSFSIAEKTMTALVGESGSGKTTITNLLLRFYDVQQGKITLGGVDIREIPYDELLDRISIVMQNVQLFDNTIEENIRVGKKGATKEEIIEAAKKARIHDFIMSLPNGYETDIGENGGILSGGQRQRISIARAFLKDAPILILDEMTSNVDPVNESLIQDAITELAKNRTVLVIAHHLRTIQKADQILVFQKGTLLEKGKHVELLAKNGYYTKLWKAQYEV, from the coding sequence ATGTTTAGAGAAATGTTAAAACTACTTACAAAAACCGGCAAGAGAGATTTGATTATATCAAGTGTATTCTTTGCCCTTTATGGCTTAAGCTCCATAGCTATGATTGTTATCGTATTTTTTATACTGTTTCAGATATTTGATGGAACGAGTTTAGATAGGCTTTATAAATATTTTATTGCGATTGGATTACTTGTAGTATTCAAAGGCATTTGTAACATGGTTGCAGATATGAAAAAGCATAGTGCGGGCTTTGATATTGTTCAGCAAATAAGAGAACGCATGATTATCAAATTAAAGAAATTCAGTTTGGGATTTTATACCAATGAACGACTTGGGGAAATAAATACAATTTTACACAAAGATGTTGATAATATGTCCCTTGTTGTAGGACATATGTGGTCAAGAATGTTTGGTGATTTTTTGATAGGTGCAGTCGTATTTATCGGTCTTGCAAGTATTGATTTAAAACTTGCTATTTTGATGGCTGTACCTGTTCTGATTGCACTTATCTTTCTATATCTGACAATTAAGCAATCTGAAAGAATCGAAAATCAGAACAACTCAGCACTTCTTGATATGGTTAGCTTATTTGTTGAATATGTTAGAGGAATACCTGTATTAAAGAGTTTTTCAAACAATAAGAGCTTGGATAATGAGCTTATGAATAAGACAAAAAAGTTTGGAGAAACAAGCAAAGCAGCTTCAAGATTCAAGGCAAAACAATTATCTATATTTGGTTTTTTACTGGATATTGGATATTTAATTCTTTTAATTTCAGGAGCAATACTTGTTACAAAGGGAAGTCTTGATGTACTTCATTTTATTATCTTTGCAGTAATTTCAAAAGAGTTTTATAAGCCGTTTGCTTCTATGGAACAACACTATATGTACTATGTTTCGGCGGTAGATAGTTACGAAAGACTTTCAAGAATTTTATATGCAGATGTAATATCGGACAAAGTGGATGGAATTGTTCCGAAAGATAATGATATAGCTTTTGAAAACATAGATTTTTCCTATGAAAAAGATGAATTTAAAATGGAAAAATTGAGCTTTTCTATTGCTGAAAAAACAATGACAGCCTTAGTTGGAGAATCAGGTAGTGGAAAGACTACGATAACCAACTTACTTCTAAGATTTTATGATGTGCAGCAAGGTAAAATTACACTTGGCGGTGTGGATATTAGAGAGATCCCTTATGATGAACTTTTAGATCGTATCAGTATTGTCATGCAAAATGTTCAACTGTTTGATAATACCATTGAAGAAAATATCAGAGTAGGTAAAAAAGGAGCAACGAAAGAAGAAATCATTGAAGCTGCAAAGAAAGCAAGGATACATGATTTCATTATGAGTTTACCAAATGGTTATGAAACGGATATTGGTGAAAACGGCGGAATATTGTCAGGTGGACAAAGACAAAGAATATCTATTGCAAGAGCTTTTCTAAAAGATGCCCCGATTTTAATACTTGATGAAATGACAAGTAATGTTGATCCTGTAAATGAATCTCTGATACAAGATGCCATTACAGAACTTGCAAAGAATAGAACCGTACTTGTGATTGCTCATCATTTAAGAACCATTCAAAAAGCTGACCAAATTCTTGTATTCCAAAAAGGAACACTGCTTGAAAAAGGAAAGCATGTCGAACTTCTTGCGAAAAATGGTTACTACACAAAATTATGGAAAGCTCAGTATGAGGTGTAA
- a CDS encoding flavodoxin gives MAKLAVVYYSATGNCQMMAEAVVAGAQSAGAEVELIEAGDFTASDVANYDAIAFGCSAYGAENLEEGTFEPMFQEVEGQLSGKTIGLFGSYDWGDGGWMREWQDRVVAVGANLVQDGVIANLTPDEAGLEACRQLGATLVK, from the coding sequence ATGGCAAAATTAGCAGTTGTTTATTACAGTGCTACGGGAAATTGTCAAATGATGGCGGAAGCTGTTGTGGCTGGAGCTCAAAGTGCTGGTGCTGAAGTTGAATTGATTGAAGCCGGTGATTTTACAGCCAGTGATGTGGCGAACTACGATGCAATCGCTTTTGGATGTTCAGCTTATGGTGCTGAAAACTTGGAAGAAGGTACTTTTGAACCAATGTTCCAAGAAGTAGAGGGTCAATTATCGGGTAAGACAATCGGCTTATTTGGTTCTTATGACTGGGGCGATGGTGGCTGGATGCGTGAATGGCAAGATCGCGTAGTCGCTGTTGGTGCTAATCTTGTTCAAGATGGTGTTATTGCTAATTTAACACCAGATGAAGCTGGGTTAGAAGCTTGTCGTCAATTAGGCGCTACTTTAGTAAAATAG
- a CDS encoding ABC transporter ATP-binding protein encodes MILLKDVSYEWEDGRTALKNINLEIKKGEFVLISGKSGSGKSTLGSVMNGLIPHYYKGKMQGEAFASGKDISKLLLHEVGHIVGTVFQNPRSQFFTTTTDEEIAFGLQTICKSRDEIKQRVEEVYVELDIEELKGKSVFELSSGQKQKIAIASIYAMNPKVLILDEPSANLDMKATFDLFLILEKLKKKGTTVVLIEHRLYYVKSLFDRFLLVKDGEIAQDLSREEVISLNQEFWDENGLRTLELEEYRISEKKDSYQLNDESISGKGLKFCYPNVAKDGKKQKQYILNHLDFNIECGKAIGLIGLNGTGKTTFARVISGLEKIKEGKIWAEKDKELNRKDLMDMSYFVFQDSDYQLFSESVLDEMLLGISSKDKKENTQKAKSILNVLGLDKYIDKHPFALSRGEKQRLTIACGMMKQAKVFIYDEPTSGCDKDSMLSVAKLIEEQLKNGTTVLVISHDFEFLANTVSKLWVMGDGKIEKVLNMSESNKFLILDKMRGGREIDR; translated from the coding sequence ATGATTTTGTTAAAAGATGTTTCTTATGAATGGGAAGATGGACGAACTGCTTTAAAAAATATCAATCTTGAAATTAAAAAAGGTGAATTTGTTTTAATTTCAGGAAAAAGTGGAAGTGGTAAAAGCACTCTTGGAAGTGTGATGAATGGTCTTATTCCACATTATTACAAAGGCAAAATGCAAGGGGAAGCCTTTGCGTCCGGAAAAGATATAAGCAAACTATTACTTCATGAAGTAGGACATATTGTAGGGACTGTATTTCAAAATCCAAGAAGTCAGTTTTTCACGACAACGACAGATGAAGAAATAGCTTTTGGGCTTCAAACCATCTGCAAATCAAGAGATGAAATCAAACAGAGAGTAGAAGAAGTATATGTGGAATTGGATATTGAGGAACTGAAAGGAAAATCCGTTTTTGAATTATCAAGCGGACAGAAACAAAAGATAGCTATTGCAAGTATCTATGCAATGAATCCGAAAGTTTTAATTTTAGATGAGCCTTCAGCAAATTTGGATATGAAAGCAACATTTGACCTATTTTTAATTTTGGAGAAATTAAAGAAAAAAGGTACAACGGTTGTTCTAATTGAGCATCGTTTGTACTATGTAAAGTCTTTATTTGACCGTTTTCTTTTGGTGAAAGATGGAGAAATTGCACAGGACTTGAGTCGGGAAGAAGTTATTTCTCTTAACCAAGAGTTTTGGGATGAGAATGGACTAAGAACTCTTGAATTAGAAGAATACAGGATAAGTGAGAAGAAAGATTCATATCAATTAAATGATGAAAGTATTAGTGGAAAAGGCTTGAAATTTTGCTATCCGAATGTAGCTAAGGACGGAAAGAAGCAAAAACAGTACATTTTAAATCATCTCGATTTCAATATAGAGTGTGGAAAAGCCATCGGTCTTATCGGCTTAAATGGTACCGGGAAAACTACTTTTGCAAGGGTAATTTCAGGACTTGAGAAGATAAAAGAGGGAAAAATATGGGCGGAAAAAGATAAAGAGTTGAATCGTAAAGATTTAATGGATATGTCATATTTTGTCTTTCAAGATTCAGACTATCAGTTATTTTCGGAGAGTGTACTTGATGAAATGTTACTTGGTATTTCAAGTAAAGATAAAAAAGAAAATACCCAAAAGGCAAAGTCTATTTTGAATGTACTTGGCTTAGATAAATATATAGATAAGCATCCGTTTGCTTTATCAAGAGGAGAAAAACAAAGATTGACAATAGCTTGTGGAATGATGAAACAGGCAAAAGTTTTTATTTATGATGAACCAACATCAGGTTGTGATAAAGACTCAATGCTTTCGGTCGCAAAATTGATTGAAGAACAATTAAAAAATGGGACAACAGTTTTGGTGATAAGTCATGATTTTGAGTTTTTAGCAAACACAGTGAGCAAGCTCTGGGTAATGGGAGATGGAAAAATAGAAAAAGTTTTGAATATGAGTGAAAGTAATAAATTTCTCATATTAGACAAGATGAGAGGAGGTAGAGAGATTGATAGATAG